One genomic region from Prunus persica cultivar Lovell chromosome G3, Prunus_persica_NCBIv2, whole genome shotgun sequence encodes:
- the LOC18781851 gene encoding V-type proton ATPase catalytic subunit A — translation MPAVYGSRLTTFEDSEKESEYGYVRKVSGPVVVADGMAGAAMYELVRVGHDNLIGEIIRLEGDSATIQVYEETAGLMVNDPVLRTRKPLSVELGPGILGNIFDGIQRPLKTIAKISGDVYIPRGVSVPALDKDILWEFQPKKIGEGDTLTGGDLYATVFENSLMEHHVALPPDAMGKITYVAPPGQYSLKDTVLELEFQGVKKKFTMLQTWPVRTPRPVASKVAADTPLLTGQRVLDALFPSVLGGTCAIPGAFGCGKTVISQALSKYSNSDTVVYVGCGERGNEMAEVLMDFPQLTMTLPDGREESVMKRTTLVANTSNMPVAAREASIYTGITIAEYFRDMGYNVSMMADSTSRWAEALREISGRLAEMPADSGYPAYLAARLASFYERAGKVKCLGGPERTGSVTIVGAVSPPGGDFSDPVTSATLSIVQVFWGLDKKLAQRKHFPSVNWLISYSKYSTALESFYDQFDPDFINIRTKAREVLQREDDLNEIVQLVGKDALAEGDKITLETAKLLREDYLAQNAFTPYDKFCPFYKSVWMMRNIIHYFNLANQAVEKAAGMDGQKISYSLIKHRLGDLFYRLVSQKFEDPAEGEEVIVGKFKKLHEDLTSGFRALEDETR, via the exons ATGCCGGCGGTGTACGGTTCCCGATTGACCACATTTGAGGACTCCGAGAAGGAGAGCGAGTATGGCTACGTCCGCAAG GTCTCAGGACCAGTCGTCGTCGCAGATGGCATGGCTGGAGCTGCTATGTACGAGCTGGTTCGTGTTGGACATGATAATTTGATTGGTGAAATTATTCGGTTAGAAGGAGATTCTGCCACAATCCAAG TTTATGAGGAAACAGCTGGGTTGATGGTGAACGATCCTGTTCTACGTACTCGGAAG CCTTTATCAGTGGAGTTGGGACCTGGAATATTGGGAAATATTTTTGACGGAATCCAG AGGCCTTTGAAAACTATTGCAAAGATATCTGGTGATGTCTATATCCCACGTGGTGTATCTGTTCCAGCTCTTGACAAAGATATACTTTGGGAGTTTCAGCCCAAAAAAATAG GTGAAGGTGATACTCTCACTGGTGGAGACTTGTATGCT ACTGTCTTTGAAAATAGTCTGATGGAGCACCATGTTGCGCTTCCTCCCGATGCAATGGGCAAAATTACTTACGTCGCACCACCTGGTCAATATTCATTGAAG GATACTGTGTTAGAGCTCGAGTTTCAAGGtgtcaaaaagaaatttactATGCTTCAG ACTTGGCCTGTACGTACACCAAGGCCTGTTGCATCAAAGGTTGCTGCTGATACCCCTCTACTCACTGGACAG CGTGTTCTTGATGCCCTTTTCCCCTCTGTTCTTGGTGGGACGTGTGCCATTCCTGGGGCTTTTGGTTGTGGAAAAACGGTTATTAGTCAAGCTCTTTCAAAG TACTCTAACTCAGACACTGTAGTTTATGTTGGTTGTGGAGAACGTGGAAATGAAATGGCCGAG GTGCTTATGGATTTTCCTCAATTGACCATGACTTTGCCTGATGGCCGTGAAGAATCTGTGATGAAGCGCACAACACTTGTGGCCAACACTTCTAACATGCCTGTGGCTGCTCGTGAAGCTTCAATCTATACTG GAATCACTATTGCTGAATACTTCAGAGATATGGGCTACAATGTCAGCATGATGGCAGATTCAACTTCTCGATGGGCTGAAGCATTGCGTGAGATTTCTGGGCGGCTG GCAGAAATGCCAGCAGATAGTGGATATCCTGCTTATTTGGCAGCTCGTTTAGCATCATTTTATGAACGTGCGGGTAAAGTGAAATGTCTTGGTGGACCAGAGCGTACTGGTAGTGTGACCATTGTTGGTGCTGTTTCTCCCCCAGGAGGAGATTTCTCAGATCCAGTGACATCTGCAACCCTTAGCATTGTACAG GTTTTCTGGGGTCTGGACAAAAAACTTGCCCAGAGGAAGCATTTTCCTTCTGTGAACTGGCTTATTTCCTACTCTAAGTACTCAACA GCATTGGAGTCTTTCTATGATCAATTTGATCCTGATTTTATCAACATCAGGACAAAGGCACGTGAGGTTTTGCAACGAGAAGATGATCTGAATGAAATTGTCCAA CTTGTAGGAAAGGATGCTTTGGCTGAAGGAGATAAGATCACCTTAGAAACTGCAAAGCTTTTGAGGGAGGATTATCTCGCACAGAATGCATTTACTCC ATATGACAAATTCTGCCCGTTCTACAAGTCTGTTTGGATGATGCGGAATATCATTCATTACTTTAATCTGGCCAATCAG GCAGTAGAGAAAGCAGCTGGTATGGATGGTCAAAAGATAAGTTACAGCCTAATCAAGCACCGTTTGGGAGATCTCTTTTACCGCCTTGT GTCACAAAAATTTGAGGATCCGGCAGAAGGGGAAGAAGTAATTGTGGGAAAATTTAAGAAGCTACACGAGGACCTGACAAGTGGTTTCCGCGCTCTTGAGGATGAAACCCGATGA